A region from the Arthrobacter gengyunqii genome encodes:
- a CDS encoding helix-hairpin-helix domain-containing protein: MAEHRWDTASSTATRTPRRRWLMSLRGAVLAVCLLIGLTAGVTVLRGGGTNVEVGSVELAEGGADSTAHPESGRDEGPEPEGPGVAGGHGTDGSVADRTDGGPGSETASPGTSDPAAAPSVLVVHVAGAVVRPGVVQVPSGSRAGDAVDAAGGTATDADLASVNLAAPLQDGMMVVVPRIGEPAGNPPPVSGPDLGAGTAGNGQNAAGSSGGGTTGSGGAGSPGALLNINSASLEELDSLPRIGPVIAQRIIDWREEHGSFSRPEDLDAVPGIGETMLAALLPLITV; encoded by the coding sequence ATGGCAGAACACCGCTGGGACACGGCATCCTCCACCGCAACGCGAACGCCCCGGCGGCGCTGGCTCATGTCCTTGCGCGGTGCTGTCCTTGCCGTCTGTCTGCTGATCGGCCTCACGGCAGGCGTCACCGTGCTTCGTGGCGGTGGAACAAATGTGGAGGTCGGCAGCGTCGAGCTGGCTGAGGGAGGAGCGGACTCCACCGCGCATCCTGAGTCCGGACGCGATGAAGGCCCTGAGCCAGAAGGGCCAGGTGTTGCCGGAGGACACGGCACGGACGGTAGTGTCGCTGACCGGACCGACGGCGGTCCGGGGTCAGAGACCGCCTCACCAGGCACTTCGGATCCTGCTGCGGCACCCTCGGTCCTGGTTGTCCATGTGGCCGGTGCCGTGGTCCGTCCGGGCGTGGTGCAGGTTCCCTCCGGCAGCCGGGCCGGTGACGCAGTGGATGCAGCGGGAGGAACGGCAACCGACGCCGATCTTGCCTCGGTGAACCTGGCGGCTCCACTGCAGGATGGCATGATGGTGGTTGTTCCCCGGATCGGAGAACCTGCTGGAAACCCGCCACCGGTGTCGGGCCCGGATCTGGGTGCGGGGACGGCGGGAAACGGGCAGAATGCCGCCGGGTCCAGTGGCGGTGGAACAACCGGCTCCGGGGGAGCAGGCAGTCCAGGAGCGCTGCTCAACATCAACTCCGCTTCACTGGAGGAGCTGGATTCCCTGCCCCGGATCGGACCCGTCATCGCCCAGCGCATTATTGACTGGCGCGAGGAACACGGCAGCTTCTCCCGGCCTGAGGATCTGGACGCTGTGCCCGGTATCGGCGAGACCATGCTCGCCGCCCTGCTGCCGCTTATTACCGTCTAG
- a CDS encoding GntR family transcriptional regulator: MSNLVTAPSLTDQVYNVMVNDICSGKLPTGTRLRQEVLADEYQVSRQPIQQALMLLRSQGFVREVGRRGLEVAPMSLSEVDSLYKTRAVIDGFAARSAAENANPNAVEEGRLQLMNGDRALANESLSMIIAADIEFHQFVASLSNNKVLEEIADVVLLKVRRVMGEIILLSGFDLAWDEHERILEAIHSGDGDLAEKLARQHADRGRNLVLGRPTPLR; this comes from the coding sequence ATGAGCAACTTGGTTACAGCGCCATCCTTGACAGATCAGGTCTACAACGTCATGGTGAATGACATCTGTTCCGGCAAACTGCCCACTGGAACCCGTTTGCGCCAGGAAGTTTTAGCCGATGAATACCAAGTCTCAAGGCAGCCAATCCAACAAGCCCTTATGCTCCTACGTAGTCAGGGGTTCGTCCGCGAAGTGGGGCGTAGAGGGCTCGAAGTAGCTCCGATGTCTTTAAGCGAAGTGGACAGTCTCTACAAGACACGAGCCGTGATTGATGGCTTTGCCGCCCGTTCTGCTGCAGAAAATGCTAATCCAAATGCAGTTGAAGAAGGGAGACTGCAACTCATGAACGGCGACAGGGCACTGGCGAACGAGTCTCTCTCAATGATCATTGCGGCAGACATTGAATTCCACCAGTTCGTCGCTTCGCTATCCAATAACAAGGTGTTGGAGGAGATAGCGGATGTGGTTCTGCTCAAGGTGCGAAGGGTAATGGGCGAGATCATTCTTCTAAGTGGGTTCGATCTTGCATGGGACGAACACGAGAGAATCCTTGAAGCAATCCACAGTGGCGATGGCGATCTAGCGGAAAAACTCGCACGCCAGCATGCAGATCGAGGAAGGAATTTGGTTTTGGGTCGTCCTACTCCGTTGCGATAG
- a CDS encoding SDR family NAD(P)-dependent oxidoreductase, with amino-acid sequence MTKLITSSGKNVRTRRLEGPTAIVTGASRGIGLAMAKQLVAEGSRGCITAWKTEPLDKLAR; translated from the coding sequence ATGACTAAGCTCATCACCTCCAGTGGCAAGAATGTTAGGACCCGTCGGTTGGAAGGCCCCACCGCCATTGTCACCGGTGCCAGCCGGGGCATTGGTTTGGCCATGGCCAAACAGCTGGTGGCCGAGGGGTCCAGAGGCTGCATCACCGCATGGAAGACGGAACCCTTGGATAAGTTAGCTCGGTAG
- a CDS encoding DNA polymerase III subunit delta produces MNPAVPSSKRSAAKSTGKSAGKIVSWREVEPAPVVLLSGPEDYLAGRAMERIRATLRQDQPDTEIVRLDAATYAAGELMLHSSPSLFGEAKLIEASNLAAMNDEFLIDTLAYLTDTAPDTVLVLSHGGGNRGKKLLDAAATELTYPRVPSSMR; encoded by the coding sequence GTGAATCCGGCCGTTCCGTCCAGTAAGCGCAGTGCCGCGAAGTCCACCGGCAAGTCCGCGGGAAAAATTGTCTCCTGGCGTGAGGTGGAACCCGCTCCGGTGGTCCTGCTCAGCGGCCCCGAAGACTATCTGGCCGGCCGCGCCATGGAACGGATCCGTGCCACCCTGCGTCAGGACCAGCCGGACACGGAAATTGTCCGCCTGGACGCGGCAACCTATGCCGCCGGCGAACTCATGCTGCATTCGAGCCCTTCGCTGTTCGGCGAGGCCAAGCTCATCGAGGCCTCGAACCTGGCCGCCATGAACGATGAGTTCCTGATCGATACCCTTGCCTATCTCACGGACACCGCACCCGACACGGTGCTGGTGCTCAGCCACGGCGGAGGCAACCGCGGCAAGAAACTCCTCGACGCTGCAGCTACCGAGCTAACTTATCCAAGGGTTCCGTCTTCCATGCGGTGA
- a CDS encoding ComEC/Rec2 family competence protein: MGERIRALVPQRPVDAGIHPLLEFRLVPVAAASWAAAVLAVRVSGGEAAMLGTILALCSIVLVVPALRRMRKRGGRGRKFAGMFARAAAVPLAAAALVSVCAGILTMERTAGPVASVIAEGRTITGDFLASTDARAVAADRFSGDSRYVTEAVLLEATSDGQRFSAAATLLVIGGSGYADVQLGDRFSAAGSLQPTEPGERSVALLYANGQPEVEAAGGWYGETARIRRTFSAVAGEHAGLTGKDAAGLLPGMVLGDRSTLDNAVETAMKNTGLTHITAVSGANCGYLLAFVFLLARAVRLPRGWAAAAGVAALVGFVLVVRPDASVLRAAVMGSLGTIAVLSGRGKLPAALLCLSITVLLAVDPWLSGSYAFILSVLATSGLILLGPRLTELLARRLPWPLAAALAVPMAAQFFCSPVLVLLQPQVPAFSLPANVAVAPVVPLVTVVGMLAAVLAATVPVTAGPFVLISGAGAAWTAGVARFFDGLPGSLVPWPAGTAGVILMVLAAGAGVWLLWRVGPPPEGTPAVRPAAGRRRYWVVAAALLILPSGGAAAWMQLRPGPAPAGWAAAVCDVGQGDGLVVRTAAHRAVVIDSGPDPDAIDRCLKRLQVETVDLFILSHAHLDHYGGAAGVLRGRQVQRIAYSTADEDLPETLQSVLTASGAELIPMTEGMTAQSGAVRWEVLWPPARGGQANENDASSVILMTVGPAASEPGRPAPAGPGFSMLLTGDIEEDASGALLSRHAWLRDAGVDVLKVPHHGARNGGTALVEELNPRLALISVGAGNDYGHPAPEILDALQRSGTAVARTDELGSVTLGMKGGSLAWARLDGE, translated from the coding sequence GTGGGAGAGCGGATCCGGGCCCTGGTACCGCAAAGACCCGTCGACGCGGGGATTCATCCGCTGCTGGAGTTCCGGCTGGTGCCGGTGGCAGCGGCATCGTGGGCCGCTGCCGTCCTGGCGGTGCGGGTCTCCGGCGGTGAAGCGGCAATGCTCGGGACCATCCTGGCTCTTTGCTCAATCGTCCTTGTGGTCCCGGCACTGCGGCGGATGAGAAAACGAGGGGGCCGGGGTCGGAAGTTCGCCGGGATGTTTGCCCGCGCGGCCGCGGTTCCTCTCGCCGCAGCAGCACTGGTAAGTGTTTGTGCCGGCATCCTGACCATGGAACGAACGGCCGGACCGGTCGCATCAGTCATCGCCGAAGGCAGGACGATCACCGGGGACTTCCTGGCCTCAACGGATGCCCGTGCCGTGGCTGCCGACCGCTTCAGCGGTGACTCCCGTTACGTCACCGAGGCCGTGCTTCTGGAAGCAACGAGTGATGGCCAACGGTTTTCCGCTGCCGCAACGCTTCTCGTAATTGGCGGCAGCGGCTATGCGGACGTGCAGCTGGGAGACCGGTTTTCTGCGGCCGGATCGCTGCAGCCCACCGAGCCCGGTGAGCGCTCGGTGGCCCTTCTGTACGCGAATGGTCAGCCTGAGGTCGAAGCCGCAGGCGGGTGGTACGGGGAAACCGCGCGCATTCGCCGTACCTTTTCAGCTGTGGCGGGTGAACACGCCGGGCTCACGGGCAAGGACGCAGCAGGTCTGTTGCCCGGAATGGTCCTGGGGGACCGCAGCACGCTGGACAACGCGGTGGAAACAGCCATGAAGAACACCGGACTGACGCATATTACGGCGGTCTCAGGGGCCAACTGTGGTTACTTATTGGCCTTCGTTTTCCTGCTGGCACGGGCTGTCCGGTTGCCGCGAGGCTGGGCCGCAGCGGCCGGGGTAGCAGCTCTGGTGGGATTCGTGCTGGTGGTGCGCCCCGACGCCAGTGTCCTGAGAGCTGCGGTCATGGGCAGCCTGGGGACCATCGCCGTCTTGTCCGGACGGGGGAAGCTGCCGGCGGCCCTGCTGTGTCTTTCCATCACGGTCCTCCTGGCGGTGGATCCCTGGCTCAGCGGAAGCTACGCCTTCATCCTCTCGGTGCTGGCCACATCCGGGTTGATCCTGTTGGGTCCGCGGCTGACGGAACTGCTGGCCAGACGGCTTCCCTGGCCTTTGGCAGCAGCTCTGGCCGTGCCGATGGCGGCACAGTTCTTCTGTTCACCGGTCCTGGTGCTCCTGCAGCCGCAGGTCCCGGCGTTCTCCCTGCCCGCGAATGTGGCCGTGGCGCCCGTCGTTCCTCTGGTAACTGTGGTCGGAATGCTGGCGGCCGTCCTGGCGGCCACGGTACCGGTCACCGCTGGACCGTTCGTGCTTATTTCCGGCGCCGGCGCGGCCTGGACGGCAGGCGTGGCCCGCTTCTTCGACGGGCTTCCCGGTTCACTGGTGCCGTGGCCGGCCGGAACGGCGGGCGTGATCCTGATGGTACTGGCTGCCGGCGCCGGCGTCTGGCTCCTGTGGCGCGTGGGTCCGCCGCCGGAGGGAACCCCAGCTGTCCGTCCTGCAGCAGGTCGGCGCCGATACTGGGTCGTGGCGGCGGCCCTGTTGATTCTGCCCTCCGGCGGAGCCGCTGCATGGATGCAGTTGCGGCCAGGTCCGGCGCCGGCCGGCTGGGCGGCCGCTGTCTGCGACGTCGGTCAGGGCGACGGGCTGGTGGTGCGGACGGCAGCACATCGTGCCGTGGTGATCGATTCCGGACCCGATCCGGACGCGATCGACCGCTGCTTGAAACGGTTGCAGGTGGAGACCGTGGACCTTTTCATCCTGTCCCATGCCCATCTGGACCACTACGGCGGCGCCGCTGGAGTGCTGCGCGGCCGCCAAGTGCAGCGGATCGCCTACTCAACGGCGGACGAGGATCTTCCCGAAACCCTGCAGTCAGTGCTGACGGCCTCCGGTGCCGAACTGATCCCGATGACCGAAGGAATGACCGCCCAAAGCGGGGCCGTGAGATGGGAGGTGTTGTGGCCGCCCGCCCGCGGCGGACAGGCCAATGAAAACGACGCGAGTTCCGTGATCCTGATGACGGTGGGCCCAGCAGCATCGGAACCTGGGCGGCCAGCGCCCGCCGGCCCCGGCTTCAGTATGCTGCTCACGGGTGACATCGAGGAAGATGCGTCCGGGGCATTGCTGTCCCGGCATGCGTGGCTGCGCGATGCCGGAGTGGACGTCCTGAAAGTGCCCCACCACGGAGCCCGTAACGGCGGTACTGCGCTGGTTGAGGAGCTCAATCCCCGCCTGGCGCTGATCTCGGTGGGCGCCGGCAACGACTACGGCCATCCCGCACCGGAAATCCTGGACGCGCTGCAGCGCTCCGGGACTGCGGTCGCGCGGACTGATGAACTTGGTTCCGTCACGCTGGGAATGAAGGGAGGCTCGTTGGCATGGGCTCGTCTGGACGGCGAGTGA
- a CDS encoding macrolide 2'-phosphotransferase, translating into MNTLEDAIALAASHGLQVSADGATLNEAGLDYRVVMASDATGRRWVLRIPRRTDVSQSMAGEVRILNLVAPVLAAEGIAVPDWQIIAPDLIAYPALPGAPGLTLSGTGEILWHMDPASPDYAARLGSLLACLHSLGAAEARAAGVEVRSPGQVRQAWRDDISRVSAEFTVAPALSTAWQNWLEDDTCWPEETVMTHGEIYPAHVLFDENGVITGILDWTTARVDDPARDLAAQYGAAGEEMLQATLTAYEQAGGHLHPGLAAQARHLWEAAPLGYAMYALTTGAETDRATAAAMLNPEA; encoded by the coding sequence ATGAACACGCTTGAAGATGCCATTGCGCTGGCCGCCTCCCACGGCCTGCAGGTGTCCGCCGACGGTGCGACCCTAAACGAGGCGGGCTTGGACTACCGCGTTGTCATGGCCTCTGATGCGACCGGCCGCCGCTGGGTACTGCGGATTCCGCGTCGTACGGACGTGTCCCAGTCAATGGCCGGCGAGGTCCGCATCCTCAATCTGGTGGCACCGGTTCTCGCGGCTGAAGGGATAGCGGTTCCGGATTGGCAGATCATAGCCCCGGACCTGATTGCCTACCCGGCTCTGCCCGGAGCCCCGGGCTTGACCCTGTCCGGGACCGGGGAGATCCTCTGGCACATGGATCCGGCCAGCCCGGACTACGCTGCCCGTCTGGGCTCCCTGCTGGCCTGTCTACACTCTCTGGGTGCGGCGGAGGCCAGGGCTGCGGGCGTAGAGGTCCGATCGCCCGGGCAAGTCCGCCAAGCATGGCGGGACGACATCTCCCGGGTCAGTGCAGAGTTCACCGTCGCCCCGGCTTTGTCCACGGCATGGCAGAACTGGCTCGAAGACGATACCTGCTGGCCGGAGGAGACCGTGATGACCCACGGGGAGATCTACCCTGCACACGTCCTCTTCGACGAAAACGGCGTGATCACGGGGATCCTGGATTGGACGACAGCCCGCGTAGACGACCCCGCCCGGGACCTGGCCGCCCAATACGGCGCCGCCGGGGAGGAAATGCTGCAGGCTACCCTCACCGCTTACGAGCAGGCCGGTGGACACCTGCACCCGGGTCTGGCCGCCCAGGCCCGGCACCTGTGGGAGGCTGCGCCGCTCGGGTATGCGATGTATGCGCTGACCACGGGCGCTGAGACCGACCGGGCCACAGCGGCCGCCATGCTCAATCCGGAAGCCTGA
- a CDS encoding phenylacetate--CoA ligase family protein encodes MESWNFPAQYDNNYFPDPAERYWFRERETMDPELRDEHILGRIRDVMHYAYRTSGFYQRKWDSAGLHPSDIKSLTDFESVPVMTKAEMRLSQAEHPPFGDYLCVPDSDIHHIHGTSGTTGRPTAFGVGRDDWNAIANNHARVLWAMGLRPGDTIFVAAIFSLYLGSWGALAGAERLHCRSFPFGAGAPGMTARAVQWLETVKPAGFYATPSYALRLAEVAEAAGVDPRSFGIRVMFFSGEPGASIPSVRNKITKLYGATVIDTGTMAEMTPFMSAAGTAESPEGMLLWQDIVYHEVCNPSDYKRVPFGDQGTPVYTHLERTSQPMIRLASGDLTRWDMTENACGRTYPRLPDGIYGRIDDMFQIRGENVYPSEIDNVLSGLDGYGGEHQLVISREGSMDELVVRVEYSSELSTASESAVNDFSRRTGDELQRLLGLRVGVDPVPPQTFPRTDHKARRVVDERKLFAHLERRAPMIS; translated from the coding sequence ATGGAATCATGGAATTTTCCCGCTCAATACGACAACAACTACTTCCCCGATCCAGCGGAACGCTATTGGTTCAGGGAACGAGAAACGATGGATCCAGAGCTGCGCGATGAACATATTCTTGGACGAATTCGCGATGTAATGCATTATGCGTACAGAACTTCAGGCTTTTACCAACGAAAATGGGACAGCGCAGGATTGCACCCTTCAGACATCAAATCTCTGACTGACTTTGAATCTGTTCCAGTTATGACCAAAGCCGAAATGCGTCTTTCGCAGGCTGAACATCCCCCCTTCGGTGACTATCTGTGTGTCCCCGACTCAGACATCCATCACATTCATGGAACATCCGGTACGACGGGGCGCCCGACAGCGTTTGGTGTTGGACGGGATGACTGGAACGCAATCGCCAATAATCACGCCCGGGTCCTGTGGGCAATGGGTCTCCGTCCAGGGGACACCATCTTTGTTGCGGCAATTTTCAGCCTGTATCTGGGTTCGTGGGGGGCACTGGCCGGGGCAGAAAGGCTACACTGCCGCTCCTTCCCATTCGGGGCGGGCGCGCCAGGAATGACTGCACGTGCCGTACAGTGGCTTGAAACAGTCAAACCTGCCGGTTTCTACGCAACACCTTCATACGCGCTGCGACTAGCCGAAGTCGCAGAGGCAGCGGGGGTCGATCCACGGTCGTTCGGCATCCGCGTCATGTTCTTTTCCGGTGAACCTGGTGCGTCCATTCCCTCAGTACGAAACAAAATTACCAAGCTCTATGGAGCAACCGTGATTGATACCGGAACAATGGCCGAAATGACACCTTTCATGTCCGCAGCAGGAACTGCGGAGTCACCTGAAGGCATGTTGTTGTGGCAGGACATTGTTTACCACGAGGTCTGCAATCCATCCGACTACAAGCGAGTTCCCTTCGGGGACCAGGGAACCCCTGTCTATACACACCTAGAAAGAACATCACAGCCGATGATTCGACTGGCTTCAGGGGATTTGACGAGATGGGACATGACTGAAAACGCATGCGGGAGAACCTATCCTCGGCTACCCGACGGTATCTACGGGCGCATCGACGACATGTTCCAAATTCGGGGTGAAAACGTATACCCCTCAGAAATTGACAACGTACTTTCAGGACTTGATGGCTACGGAGGCGAACATCAGCTAGTAATTTCGCGAGAAGGATCCATGGACGAGCTGGTGGTCAGGGTAGAGTACAGTTCCGAACTCTCGACTGCTTCTGAGTCGGCAGTCAACGACTTCTCCCGTCGGACCGGAGACGAATTACAACGCCTATTGGGGCTGAGGGTTGGCGTCGATCCGGTTCCTCCACAAACGTTTCCGCGTACGGATCATAAAGCTCGGCGAGTAGTCGATGAGAGAAAATTGTTTGCCCACCTCGAGCGTCGGGCACCGATGATTTCTTGA